Proteins found in one Zea mays cultivar B73 chromosome 1, Zm-B73-REFERENCE-NAM-5.0, whole genome shotgun sequence genomic segment:
- the LOC100277817 gene encoding uncharacterized protein LOC100277817, translating into MDFHSLSRRELQALCKSNGIRANMSNAAMAEALRCLPAVDRIDEIGSTAPPPVSAMKEQTPDAEEAVGGEQEHGCPLPRGGRARGKRRKAGARKSKTEGDEEEVMVPGPQTLPGPKMTVAREAAAAPVDDAEEAAVGIRTRRSARSKVKVALDQKEEDVQAAAARKEQKDKSCEDSEEHAIVVGVVEEEEVRKPQEGQNVTRRAAPYKTHEDLQPDQRTAEELSMAKKRTRRSTRSKVAAAAQKGQKADSSDTTVGPEIDPKYDEVVPKVEEATKPQEGKNVTKRATAYIYKAHEEVQTGQVTAAPEATAEEVATTKRRRRRSTRSKVGAAARKAQKECAADTSDAVNGSTVSDDPKEEQVVEVIEEGTTKHNEEEREQINNVRQFASLPKLEDSPILGIVSKPNTADASDKAPVAHQEASKEDRFTFTGEADVSNLLVNTLDRFAKPVYESRVKEEKKCSECWWMLL; encoded by the exons atggATTTCCACTCCCTCTCCCGGCGAGAACTTCAGGCGCTCTGCAAGAGCAACGGCATCCGTGCCAACATGTCCAACGCGGCCATGGCGGAAGCGCTTAGGTGCCTCCCCGCG GTGGACAGGATCGACGAGATCGGGAGCACGGCGCCACCGCCGGTATCGGCGATGAAGGAACAGACGCCGGATGCGGAAGAGGCGGTCGGAGGGGAGCAGGAGCACGGGTGCCCGCTCCCTCGCGGCGGCCGTGCACGGGGGAAGAGAAGGAAGGCCGGGGCACGGAAGAGTAAGACGGAGGGGGATGAGGAGGAGGTGATGGTGCCGGGCCCACAGACCTTGCCGGGACCCAAGATGACGGTGGCACGGGAGGCTGCTGCGGCACCTGTGGATGATGCGGAAGAGGCGGCCGTAGGAATTAGGACGAGAAGGTCAGCGAGATCCAAGGTGAAGGTCGCGCTGGATCAGAAAGAGGAGGACGTACAAGCGGCGGCAGCCCGGAAGGAGCAGAAAG ATAAGAGCTGCGAGGATTCAGAAGAGCATGCAATAGTAGTAGgtgtggtggaggaagaagagGTCAGAAAGCCACAGGAAGGTCAAAACGTGACGAGGAGAGCCGCGCCATATAAGACACATGAGGATTTGCAGCCGGATCAGAGGACGGCGGAAGAGTTGTCCATGGCAAAGAAAAGGACGAGAAGGTCCACAAGATCCAAGGTAGCAGCGGCAGCACAGAAGGGGCAGAAAG CTGATTCTTCTGACACAACCGTTGGACCTGAAATTGATCCTAAATATGATGAAGTTGTTCCCAAGGTGGAGGAGGCCACAAAACCACAGGAAGGCAAGAATGTCACTAAGAGGGCTACAGCTTATATTTACAAGGCACACGAGGAGGTGCAGACAGGCCAGGTGACAGCGGCACCCGAAGCTACGGCAGAAGAAGTGgccacgacaaagagaaggaggaGGAGGTCAACAAGATCCAAGGTGGGGGCGGCAGCACGGAAGGCTCAGAAAG AATGTGCGGCTGATACTTCTGATGCAGTCAACGGGTCTACAGTAAGTGATGATCCTAAGGAAGAGCAAGTGGTTGAGGTGATAGAGGAAGGGacaacaaagcacaatgaag AAGAACGAGAGCAAATTAACAACGTTCGGCAGTTTGCTTCCTTGCCAAAACTGGAGGACTCACCAATCCTTGGCATCGTGTCCAAGCCCAATACAGCAGATGCTTCAGACAAGGCACCGGTTGCACATCAGGAGGCTAGCAAGGAAGATCGTTTCACTTTCACTGGTGAGGCTGATGTGTCCAATCTTCTTGTCAACACACTTGACAGATTTGCAAAGCCTGTGTATGAGTCCAGAGTCAAAGAGGAGAAGAAATGCAGTGAGTGTTGGTGGATGCTTCTATAA
- the LOC100277817 gene encoding uncharacterized protein isoform X1, protein MDFHSLSRRELQALCKSNGIRANMSNAAMAEALRCLPAVDRIDEIGSTAPPPVSAMKEQTPDAEEAVGGEQEHGCPLPRGGRARGKRRKAGARKSKTEGDEEEVMVPGPQTLPGPKMTVAREAAAAPVDDAEEAAVGIRTRRSARSKVKVALDQKEEDVQAAAARKEQKVSDKSCEDSEEHAIVVGVVEEEEVRKPQEGQNVTRRAAPYKTHEDLQPDQRTAEELSMAKKRTRRSTRSKVAAAAQKGQKADSSDTTVGPEIDPKYDEVVPKVEEATKPQEGKNVTKRATAYIYKAHEEVQTGQVTAAPEATAEEVATTKRRRRRSTRSKVGAAARKAQKECAADTSDAVNGSTVSDDPKEEQVVEVIEEGTTKHNEEEREQINNVRQFASLPKLEDSPILGIVSKPNTADASDKAPVAHQEASKEDRFTFTGEADVSNLLVNTLDRFAKPVYESRVKEEKKCSECWWMLL, encoded by the exons atggATTTCCACTCCCTCTCCCGGCGAGAACTTCAGGCGCTCTGCAAGAGCAACGGCATCCGTGCCAACATGTCCAACGCGGCCATGGCGGAAGCGCTTAGGTGCCTCCCCGCG GTGGACAGGATCGACGAGATCGGGAGCACGGCGCCACCGCCGGTATCGGCGATGAAGGAACAGACGCCGGATGCGGAAGAGGCGGTCGGAGGGGAGCAGGAGCACGGGTGCCCGCTCCCTCGCGGCGGCCGTGCACGGGGGAAGAGAAGGAAGGCCGGGGCACGGAAGAGTAAGACGGAGGGGGATGAGGAGGAGGTGATGGTGCCGGGCCCACAGACCTTGCCGGGACCCAAGATGACGGTGGCACGGGAGGCTGCTGCGGCACCTGTGGATGATGCGGAAGAGGCGGCCGTAGGAATTAGGACGAGAAGGTCAGCGAGATCCAAGGTGAAGGTCGCGCTGGATCAGAAAGAGGAGGACGTACAAGCGGCGGCAGCCCGGAAGGAGCAGAAAG TTTCAGATAAGAGCTGCGAGGATTCAGAAGAGCATGCAATAGTAGTAGgtgtggtggaggaagaagagGTCAGAAAGCCACAGGAAGGTCAAAACGTGACGAGGAGAGCCGCGCCATATAAGACACATGAGGATTTGCAGCCGGATCAGAGGACGGCGGAAGAGTTGTCCATGGCAAAGAAAAGGACGAGAAGGTCCACAAGATCCAAGGTAGCAGCGGCAGCACAGAAGGGGCAGAAAG CTGATTCTTCTGACACAACCGTTGGACCTGAAATTGATCCTAAATATGATGAAGTTGTTCCCAAGGTGGAGGAGGCCACAAAACCACAGGAAGGCAAGAATGTCACTAAGAGGGCTACAGCTTATATTTACAAGGCACACGAGGAGGTGCAGACAGGCCAGGTGACAGCGGCACCCGAAGCTACGGCAGAAGAAGTGgccacgacaaagagaaggaggaGGAGGTCAACAAGATCCAAGGTGGGGGCGGCAGCACGGAAGGCTCAGAAAG AATGTGCGGCTGATACTTCTGATGCAGTCAACGGGTCTACAGTAAGTGATGATCCTAAGGAAGAGCAAGTGGTTGAGGTGATAGAGGAAGGGacaacaaagcacaatgaag AAGAACGAGAGCAAATTAACAACGTTCGGCAGTTTGCTTCCTTGCCAAAACTGGAGGACTCACCAATCCTTGGCATCGTGTCCAAGCCCAATACAGCAGATGCTTCAGACAAGGCACCGGTTGCACATCAGGAGGCTAGCAAGGAAGATCGTTTCACTTTCACTGGTGAGGCTGATGTGTCCAATCTTCTTGTCAACACACTTGACAGATTTGCAAAGCCTGTGTATGAGTCCAGAGTCAAAGAGGAGAAGAAATGCAGTGAGTGTTGGTGGATGCTTCTATAA
- the LOC100278591 gene encoding uncharacterized protein, with translation MQSGSAGHQPRRLKLKALSKTTPRRRIPASISPAEAALPMLESDVQLGSSRAYPGVRAPGASKEAQEGHRGPVAQARDAELGGGASGRGRRGGVGTARGRGGAVGGVRAQPSPRRRLGVAGDGDPVVVVCALPAQPRHAFLRETKKKPQISTKKHIGIDPVRCQAAVPEWINDPSEECKANYRNDNDTLQRMGTVVRLPPTLEPPKARKAVNDMCKCYHPGSEAYVEVNVKEAWKRVKYQLGEQAFKNCGFGAMGERVLKLWTAEDKKKLADFEKLIPQSKSTIEDFMEVALKQFSSERTTDLAKYCYNVFLPRRFASLNRAGSTNSIDAISDDEGNSQDDNKVHLSEENGKSSGSSLKRSRE, from the exons ATGCAGAGCGGGAGTGCGGGACACCAACCCAGGCGCCTAAAGCTAAAGGCCCTCTCCAAAACCACGCCGCGCCGCCGCATTCCCGCAAGCATCTCGCCGGCGGAGGCGGCGCTCCCGATGCTCGAGTCTGACGTCCAACTCGGTAGCTCCCGTGCGTACCCGGGGGTCCGGGCCCCCGGAGCGTCCAAGGAAGCGCAAGAGGGGCACCGAGGCCCCGTCGCCCAGGCGCGCGACGCGGAGCTCGGCGGCGGCGCAAGTGGACGTGGAAGGCGCGGTGGCGTGGGCACGGCGCGCGGCCGCGGGGGAGCGGTCGGTGGTGTGCGGGCGCAACCGTCGCCTCGACGTCGACTTGGAGTCGCTGGGGACGGTGATCCTGTTGTTGTGGTGTGTGCGCTCCCAGCTCAACCCCGACATGCCTTTCTCCGAG AAACAAAAAAGAAACCACAAATAAGCACAAAGAAACATATTGGAATAGACCCTGTCAGATGTCAAGCTGCTGTCCCTGAGTGGATTAATGACCCATCTGAGGAATGTAAGGCTAACTAcagaaatgataatgataccTTGCAAAGGATGGGCACAGTGGTCAGGCTGCCACCCACTTTGGAGCCACCGAAGGCAAGGAAAGCAGTGAATGACATGTGTAAATGCTATCATCCTGGATCTGAGGCCTACGTAGAAGTTAATGTAAAAGAGGCCTGGAAGAGGGTCAAGTATCAATTGGGTGAGCAGGCTTTCAAAAACTGTGGGTTTGGTGCGATGGGTGAGCGAGTTCTGAAGTTATGGACTGCAGAAGACAAGAAAAAACTTGCTGATTTTGAGAAGTTGATTCCTCAGAGTAAGAGTACTATTGAAGACTTCATGGAGGTTGCCTTGAAGCAGTTTAGCTCAGAGAGAACAACAGACTTGGCTAAGTATTGCTACAACGTTTTTCTTCCTAGAAGATTTGCCAGCCTGAATAGAGCAGGGTCTACAAACTCCATAGATGCGATTTCAGATGATGAAGGCAATAGCCAAGATGATAACAAAGTGCATCTTTCTGAAGAGAATGGTAAAAGCTCTGGATCGTCTTTGAAGAG GTCCCGGGAGTAG
- the LOC100277817 gene encoding uncharacterized protein isoform X2, which translates to MDFHSLSRRELQALCKSNGIRANMSNAAMAEALRCLPAVDRIDEIGSTAPPPVSAMKEQTPDAEEAVGGEQEHGCPLPRGGRARGKRRKAGARKSKTEGDEEEVMVPGPQTLPGPKMTVAREAAAAPVDDAEEAAVGIRTRRSARSKVKVALDQKEEDVQAAAARKEQKVSDKSCEDSEEHAIVVGVVEEEEVRKPQEGQNVTRRAAPYKTHEDLQPDQRTAEELSMAKKRTRRSTRSKVAAAAQKGQKADSSDTTVGPEIDPKYDEVVPKVEEATKPQEGKNVTKRATAYIYKAHEEVQTGQVTAAPEATAEEVATTKRRRRRSTRSKVGAAARKAQKECAADTSDAVNGSTVSDDPKEEQVVEVIEEGTTKHNEEREQINNVRQFASLPKLEDSPILGIVSKPNTADASDKAPVAHQEASKEDRFTFTGEADVSNLLVNTLDRFAKPVYESRVKEEKKCSECWWMLL; encoded by the exons atggATTTCCACTCCCTCTCCCGGCGAGAACTTCAGGCGCTCTGCAAGAGCAACGGCATCCGTGCCAACATGTCCAACGCGGCCATGGCGGAAGCGCTTAGGTGCCTCCCCGCG GTGGACAGGATCGACGAGATCGGGAGCACGGCGCCACCGCCGGTATCGGCGATGAAGGAACAGACGCCGGATGCGGAAGAGGCGGTCGGAGGGGAGCAGGAGCACGGGTGCCCGCTCCCTCGCGGCGGCCGTGCACGGGGGAAGAGAAGGAAGGCCGGGGCACGGAAGAGTAAGACGGAGGGGGATGAGGAGGAGGTGATGGTGCCGGGCCCACAGACCTTGCCGGGACCCAAGATGACGGTGGCACGGGAGGCTGCTGCGGCACCTGTGGATGATGCGGAAGAGGCGGCCGTAGGAATTAGGACGAGAAGGTCAGCGAGATCCAAGGTGAAGGTCGCGCTGGATCAGAAAGAGGAGGACGTACAAGCGGCGGCAGCCCGGAAGGAGCAGAAAG TTTCAGATAAGAGCTGCGAGGATTCAGAAGAGCATGCAATAGTAGTAGgtgtggtggaggaagaagagGTCAGAAAGCCACAGGAAGGTCAAAACGTGACGAGGAGAGCCGCGCCATATAAGACACATGAGGATTTGCAGCCGGATCAGAGGACGGCGGAAGAGTTGTCCATGGCAAAGAAAAGGACGAGAAGGTCCACAAGATCCAAGGTAGCAGCGGCAGCACAGAAGGGGCAGAAAG CTGATTCTTCTGACACAACCGTTGGACCTGAAATTGATCCTAAATATGATGAAGTTGTTCCCAAGGTGGAGGAGGCCACAAAACCACAGGAAGGCAAGAATGTCACTAAGAGGGCTACAGCTTATATTTACAAGGCACACGAGGAGGTGCAGACAGGCCAGGTGACAGCGGCACCCGAAGCTACGGCAGAAGAAGTGgccacgacaaagagaaggaggaGGAGGTCAACAAGATCCAAGGTGGGGGCGGCAGCACGGAAGGCTCAGAAAG AATGTGCGGCTGATACTTCTGATGCAGTCAACGGGTCTACAGTAAGTGATGATCCTAAGGAAGAGCAAGTGGTTGAGGTGATAGAGGAAGGGacaacaaagcacaatgaag AACGAGAGCAAATTAACAACGTTCGGCAGTTTGCTTCCTTGCCAAAACTGGAGGACTCACCAATCCTTGGCATCGTGTCCAAGCCCAATACAGCAGATGCTTCAGACAAGGCACCGGTTGCACATCAGGAGGCTAGCAAGGAAGATCGTTTCACTTTCACTGGTGAGGCTGATGTGTCCAATCTTCTTGTCAACACACTTGACAGATTTGCAAAGCCTGTGTATGAGTCCAGAGTCAAAGAGGAGAAGAAATGCAGTGAGTGTTGGTGGATGCTTCTATAA